A stretch of DNA from Myxococcota bacterium:
TGCGCCACAAGGTGACCAGACGATTGCGCTAATAGGTAAGTTATTTCGGATAATATAATTGCCGGTTGCTGGACCGTCAAAAGTCTTAACGTAAGTTGGACCGGTTGATCCAGCGAAGAAGTATTCGGCGTTAAACTGCGACATGCCGCCTGCAGGGAGCGCGTTGAACCCGCGATAGTCAACACTCAAGATCGACAAGCTGATGCCTTGTGGAACAAGCACAGGAATCGCCAGATCACAGTTTTTTCTTTGCAAAGTATGACCGGTGCTGCCGCCTGCTTCGATGGTGAAGCTGCTAAACAGGACGCTTAAAGATTTCGAATCCGGACTTAAAACGACAGACGCAGATCCCGTTGGGCAACCTGAGCCGTTGTAGGCTGGAAATCCGAGCCTGATGTCGTCGGCAAAACTGGGTAGGGATAGGGCGGCGATCGCCAAGGTAAGTAGTACTTTTTTCATGAATCACCCGAGCAAGCTTCATGAGAAATTTTGCTTAAGTGCAGAGATCTTGAAGCGTTGCGCGGTGATTTTAGGCCGTAGCCTAAGGTAGGCGCATCCGAAGAGTATCCTAGGACGCGCCTGTCATTTGCTTAGCAGCGGCGCCATTGCAGGGTGTAGATCAGACCTGCATGAAGATCAGCGCTGTCTACAGTGGTGAATGCGTCTGTATTGCTACGAACGAATACGCTGGTTGCAGCGCGCAAGTTCACGTCTTGACCGCAAGGTGACCAGGTCAAAGCGGTAGCGATCAGGTTGTTTCTAAGCAAGTAGTTGCTTGCCAAAGGGCCAACAAAGTTTCTGGAGTATCTTGGACCTGCTGATCCTGCAAAGAAGTATTCAGCGTTGAATTGAGCCATGGCACCAGCTGGAAGGCTGTTGAATCCACGGTAGTCAACGGTGATAACTGAAACGCTCAGGCCGTTTGGTACATGCACTGGCACGGCGATATCGCAGTTTTTGCGATCAAGTGTGTGCCCTGGACCGGCTTGAGCCATAAAGCTTCCGAACAAGATGCTTAAAGATTTAGCATCTGGGCTGAGAGCAGCCGAAGCTGTTCCCGCTGGGCAACCCGAGCCGTTATAAGCTGGGAATCCTAGACGAATGTCATCTGCAAAACTTGGCAACGCTAGCACTGTGATTGCCAACGACAATAATATTTTTTTCATGAGTAAACCCCGAAACAGCTCGAATGATCGTTGCACCGTGCAAGAAGCTTCAAGATGTCTAGGGATGTTTTAGAATTTGGTGGCGAGGAGCGAATCGGAAGATCACCCTAGGAATGTTGTCGTCCTGGGCTGGACCCCGGGGTCAAGCCCGGGGTGACAGGGCTGCTTAGCAGCGTCTCCATGATAGCGAGTATACTAGGCCGGCTTTGATGTCAGCGCTATCTACAGTAGCCATCGCGTCTGCGCCGTTTGATTGAACGAACATGCTGGTGGTGGCGCGTAGGTTCACGTCTTGTCCGCATGGTGAGAAGCTGGTAGCGGTTGCAGTCAAGTTGTTACGCAGCAAATAGTTATCAGCTGTTGGACCCATGAAAACTTTTGAATACGCTGGGCCTCTGGTTCCAGCGAAGAAGTATTCAGCATTGAACTGTGATCGTGTTCCTGCCGGTAGGCTGTTGAAACCACGATAATCGATCGCGATAACCGAGACGCTCAGGCCGTTTGGAACATGCACGGGTACAGCAATATCACAGTTCTTGCGATCCATCGGACGACCTGGGCCTGCTTGCACCATGAAGCTTCCAAACAAGATGCTTAGCGATTTAGCATCCGGTGAAAGTGCCACGGAAGCTGATCCATTGGGGCATCCGGTTCCATTGTAAGCAGGAAAGCCTAAGCGGATGTCATCAGCAAAGCTGGGTAGTGAAAGTACGGCAATAGCCAAAGAAAAAAGAACGTTTTTCATAGTCTCCCTTGAAGACCCTCATCATGTATTAAGGTCTGCAAGGTTCTTTCCGGGAGGCTATATCTTTGGAATCGGTCGATTAACCGACTATGATCTGTTGAGCCAGATAATTGGCCTCACCAACGGCAGCGATCAGATCAAGCTGCTTGCCCAAAAAATCCACATGGGCTTCTTCGGATGCCAAAATGGACTCCAGTAACACTGCGCTAATGGGATCATGCTGTGCTCTGCAGAGTTCGATCCCTGGTTTAAGCCTATCAACAGCTTCGGTCTCTAACTTCAAATCAGCCTTAAACTGCTCCGGAACTGTTTCTCCAACACTTATTTTGCCTAAGCGCTGGATGTTAGGCAGACCATCTAAAAAGAGAATACGTTCGATCAGCTGCTCTGCATGCTTCATTTCATCGATCGATTGCTTGCGCGTAAATTGATACAGTTTGGTGTATCCCCAGTGCTCACAGAGCTCTGCGTGCAGGAAATACTGGTTAATGGCGGTTAACTCAGCCGTTAAAACCTCGTTTAATAGGTCAATAATTGGCGAATTGTTCTTTTTCATGCGGGGCTCCTGCGCCCCTGGTCATAGCACACGATTTTTCATCGGCAAGTAAAGAAGAAATCTCTAAATGACAGCTCTGACAACCGCCTCCGGCACCGCAAGCTTCCTGTATTAATTCAAGGGTATAAGCGCCATTTTGGATATGGCAAATAATCTCACTTTCTGAGGATCCTGAGCAAAGGCAAACTATCATAGTCTTTATTGATCATTTTAGGCCTTTTTGGCTGAGGCTCCATTGACAAAGTTAAAAAACGATCTCTATAGTGCCCGGCTTATGCCCACGATTAATCAGCTTGTCCGGAAAGGACGCGAAAAAGTCAAAGAGCGCTCAAACGCTCCACACTTGGAAGAATGCCCACAAAAGCGCGGTGTGTGTACTCGTGTATATACAACGACTCCTAAAAAGCCGAACTCGGCTTTGAGAAAAGTTGCTCGTGTGCGCCTAACCAACGGTATGGAAGTAACCACTTACATCCCTGGTGAAGGCCATAATTTGCAGGAACACTCTGTGGTGCTTATCCGTGGCGGTCGAGTCAAGGATTTACCAGGTGTTCGTTATCACATTGTGCGTGGTGCGCTTGATTCAGTGGGCGTCAGCAATCGTAAGCAAAGCCGTTCTAAATACGGAACCAAGAAAGGTAAGTAGGGTAAATAACTATGCCAAGACGTCGTGAAGTTCCGAAACGTGTGATTCATCCTGATCCTAAATTTGGGGATCGTTTGGTTAGCAAATTTGTTAACGTGGTTATGATCGGTGGCAAGAAAGCCGTAGCCGAAAGCATCATTTATGGTGCTTTTGATACCATCGGTGAGAAGACCCAAGAAGACCCGATCAAAGTATTTAAGAAAGCCCTGGAAAACGTCAAGCCTCAGGTTGAAGTTAGATCTCGCCGCGTCGGTGGTGCGAACTATCAAGTCCCTGTGGAAGTGCGTCCAGAGCGTCGTGTTGCCTTGGCCTTTAGGTGGCTAAGGGACTATTCTGCTGCCAGAGGCGAGCGCACCATGCGTGATTCTCTTGCTGCGGAAATCATCGAAGCAGC
This window harbors:
- a CDS encoding DUF4360 domain-containing protein, with product MKKVLLTLAIAALSLPSFADDIRLGFPAYNGSGCPTGSASVVLSPDSKSLSVLFSSFTIEAGGSTGHTLQRKNCDLAIPVLVPQGISLSILSVDYRGFNALPAGGMSQFNAEYFFAGSTGPTYVKTFDGPATGNYIIRNNLPISAIVWSPCGADVNLRTTASMFVRSNGAYALSTVDSADLRAGLIYQLQWRRC
- a CDS encoding DUF4360 domain-containing protein; this encodes MKKILLSLAITVLALPSFADDIRLGFPAYNGSGCPAGTASAALSPDAKSLSILFGSFMAQAGPGHTLDRKNCDIAVPVHVPNGLSVSVITVDYRGFNSLPAGAMAQFNAEYFFAGSAGPRYSRNFVGPLASNYLLRNNLIATALTWSPCGQDVNLRAATSVFVRSNTDAFTTVDSADLHAGLIYTLQWRRC
- a CDS encoding DUF4360 domain-containing protein, coding for MKNVLFSLAIAVLSLPSFADDIRLGFPAYNGTGCPNGSASVALSPDAKSLSILFGSFMVQAGPGRPMDRKNCDIAVPVHVPNGLSVSVIAIDYRGFNSLPAGTRSQFNAEYFFAGTRGPAYSKVFMGPTADNYLLRNNLTATATSFSPCGQDVNLRATTSMFVQSNGADAMATVDSADIKAGLVYSLSWRRC
- the bfr gene encoding bacterioferritin, coding for MKKNNSPIIDLLNEVLTAELTAINQYFLHAELCEHWGYTKLYQFTRKQSIDEMKHAEQLIERILFLDGLPNIQRLGKISVGETVPEQFKADLKLETEAVDRLKPGIELCRAQHDPISAVLLESILASEEAHVDFLGKQLDLIAAVGEANYLAQQIIVG
- a CDS encoding (2Fe-2S)-binding protein, whose translation is MIVCLCSGSSESEIICHIQNGAYTLELIQEACGAGGGCQSCHLEISSLLADEKSCAMTRGAGAPHEKEQFANY
- the rpsL gene encoding 30S ribosomal protein S12; translated protein: MPTINQLVRKGREKVKERSNAPHLEECPQKRGVCTRVYTTTPKKPNSALRKVARVRLTNGMEVTTYIPGEGHNLQEHSVVLIRGGRVKDLPGVRYHIVRGALDSVGVSNRKQSRSKYGTKKGK
- the rpsG gene encoding 30S ribosomal protein S7; the protein is MPRRREVPKRVIHPDPKFGDRLVSKFVNVVMIGGKKAVAESIIYGAFDTIGEKTQEDPIKVFKKALENVKPQVEVRSRRVGGANYQVPVEVRPERRVALAFRWLRDYSAARGERTMRDSLAAEIIEAAAGRGGAVKKRDDTHRMAEANKAFAHYRW